One window from the genome of Acidobacteriota bacterium encodes:
- a CDS encoding superoxide dismutase family protein translates to MEGFAIALAPTKDNTATGTVMLMSMGDGVHFSGIISGLTPGPHGMHVHVNGDCSAPDASSAGGHFNPDNAAHGAPSATPHQAGDLGNIIAGADGRAEINIHANGVSLDKGNYSISGRALIVHTDADDLTTQPTGNAGARLACGVIKAAN, encoded by the coding sequence ATGGAGGGATTCGCCATCGCCTTGGCGCCCACCAAAGACAACACCGCAACCGGCACCGTCATGCTCATGTCCATGGGCGACGGAGTCCACTTTTCTGGAATCATCTCGGGGCTTACGCCTGGTCCGCACGGGATGCACGTTCATGTAAATGGCGATTGCAGTGCGCCGGACGCGTCGAGCGCAGGAGGACATTTCAATCCCGATAATGCCGCACACGGAGCACCCAGCGCGACCCCTCATCAGGCCGGGGATCTCGGCAATATCATTGCGGGTGCGGATGGCCGCGCGGAGATTAACATTCATGCCAATGGCGTTTCGCTCGACAAGGGGAATTACTCAATTAGCGGGCGCGCTCTGATTGTACACACCGATGCAGATGACCTAACCACGCAGCCTACGGGCAACGCTGGAGCGCGGCTGGCTTGTGGCGTGATCAAGGCCGCGAATTAG